From Serratia fonticola:
CCGACGGGCGCTATCCACTTTGGCACCAAGGCAGAAATGCTGGACGTGGCACAGGAGCGGGTCGAAAAGCTGAAGAAACGCGGCTTTGACCAGGCAGGCGTGTATAACCCGCAAGGCGTTGGCGGCACCCATGTGATGTACGTACTGCACCATGCCGATAACCCCGAGCTGTACCACAATCTGCCAAAAGACCCGCATATCGATCTGTCGATCGGGCTGTGGAAAAGCGTGCTCAAACCCTTATCCGTGGCGGGCTTCATCGCCACCTTTGCCGGTTTGATTTACCACTACATCGGCATTGGCCCGAACAAGGAAGTGGATGATGAAGACGAGGAGGACCATCATGAGCAAAAGTAAAATGATCGTTCGCACCAAGTTTATCGACCGGGCCTGTCACTGGACGGTGGTCATCTGCTTCTTCCTGGTGTCGCTGTCCGGTATTGCGCTGTTCTTCCCTACGCTGCAATGGCTGACCGAGACCTTTGGTACGCCGCAGATGGGCCGCATCCTGCATCCCTTCTTTGGCGTGCTGATCTTTATCGCTCTGATGTTTATGTTCTTCCGCTTTGTGAAGCATAACATCCCCGAGAAAGAGGACTTGCCGTGGGTCAAGGGCATCGTGGAAGTGTTGAAGGGCAATGAGCATAAGGTCGCTGACGTCGGCAAATATAATGCCGGCCAGAAGATGATGTTCTGGAGCATCATGAGCATGATTTTCGTGCTGTTGATCACCGGTATTATCATTTGGCGCCCTTACTTCGCCCACAACTTCCCGATCCCGGTGATCCGCTATGCACTGTTGATCCACGCCGCGTCGGCGATCGTGCTGATCCACGCCATTCTGATCCATATGTATATGGCATTCTGGGTGAAAGGCTCGATCAAAGGCATGATTGAAGGCAAGGTCAGCCGCCGCTGGGCGAAGAAGCATCACCCACGCTGGTACCGTAAGGTCGAGGCTGAAGAGCAGAAAGACGAGCAGTAAACCGTTGAAATTCGCCCCTTCGCATGAGGGGGCGACAATCTCCTCAAACGACCACTGAACCATCAAAGATCTGCTGCATGCTTTCGATCAGGCTCAGCAACTCGCTATTGGCCCCAGGCTTCCACAGTGCCACCATCGGGTGCATCAACCCCTGTTTCCCCAATTCCGTATCGAGCCGCTCAACCTGTGGCAAGTGCTGCATTTTCAGATGAGTGGGCAGGAATGCCCATCCCAGCCCGGCGGTTAACAACGTTTGCAGCAAAGCCGGTTCATTGACGACCTGAATGCGATCGGCGATTTGCAGGCGCTTCGCCATCGGTTCGGGTAGGTCATTAAAGGGAATAAGTTGGGTACTGGATGCTAGCGACAGTAAGGTGACCGGGCTGCCTACGGGGAAAAATCCCTCGCGAGCGTAGACGGCCAACTCAATGGCCCCCAAGGCTCGCCACCTAAACTTTTCGCCAATCGAACGGTTGATCGCCTGATAAACGCCAATATCCGCCACATCGTCTGCCAACGCCTGCTCACCCTCACCACGCTCCATCATCAGCAAATCAAGCTGAATGCCGCGCTGACTCAGAAACATCGCCAGTTCCGTTAAAAATGCGCGCGGAGTAAACGGGTCATAGCACAGCGTCAGTTTTTGCCGCACCTGCTGCGGAATATGCTGAGCCAGCAGGCTAAGGGCCTCTGCCTCCTGCAAAAACAGCCGAGCTTGCCGGTAAAGGCGTTGGCCCGCCTCGGTCAGTTGCAATGGGCGGGTACGGCGATCGCACAGTGAATAGCCTAGATCCAATTCCAGATTTTCGATCAGTTCACTGACAGTGGTGCGATCCTTCCCCAACCGCTTGGCGGCCTGGGTGAGATTGCCGGTCTCGCAAACGCTGGCGAAAGCTTCAATCTGCGCCAACGAAAAACCTATCTTCCCCATCTCTCCTCCACAAAATTGCGGGGGATTTCCCCCCGTTCATCCACTCTACGATATTAGTTCGCGGGCTTACCATTATTTTGTTCACCTCATTCAGGTAAGGAAAATAACCATGAAAAAGTTCACACACAGCGTATCAGCCCTACTGGTGGGTGCCGCACTCAGCGCCAGCCTGGCAACCGGGGCGCAAGCCTGCACCCGTGCCTTTATGAATATGTACCCGGGCTATATGGTCAGCGCACGCAATCTGGATTTCTTCGGGCCGGTAGATCCCTCACTGGTGATCACACCACGCGGTATTGCGCATAACGGCGGGGATGCGAAGAACGCCGCCCAGTGGCAAACCCACTACGGCAGCGTCGTGGTATACGCCGATGGTGTGTTCCCAATGGACGGTATGAATGAAAAGGGGCTGGCGGGCCATACGCTGTTTTATATGAATGGCAGCCAAGTGCAGCAGGACAATCAGGACAAACCGGTGATCGAAAGCCGCGCCTGGTTGAGTTACATCCTGGATAATTACGCCACCGTTGATGAAGCGGTTAAAGCCATCCGCAGCGACGTTCGCCTGGCCGCCGCCCATATGCCTATCGATTACGCTTCGGATACCAAACACATCGCGATCGAGGACGTTAGCGGCGATTCGGCCATCATCGAGATCGATAACGGCAAAGTGAATATCTATCACGACAAAAATTATCGGGTGATGACCAATCCCCCTTCTTACGATAAACAACTGCAGAACCTGGCCAAGTATCAGAATGCCAAGCGCAGCGAGATCCCTGGTGGTTTGGAAGCGGATGAGCGCCTGGTGCGCGCCAGCTATGATTTGAAAAATCTGCCGCAGCCGGACAATAAAAACCAGGCGCAGGGCTTCATCTTATCGGTGCTTAATAATGTGGCTTACCCGCTTGGCTCACCGGCAGAGCCAAGCGAACAAAAGGTCACCGACATGTATGCCAAATACAGCAAGCGCCCGGACCAGAACAAAGGCATCGGGACTTACTGGACGGCGATTTCGGATCTGAGCCATGCGGAGTATCACTTCAAGTCTGCCTTTGCGGCCTCGCAGGTTTGGGTTCCGCTGCATGACATCAACTTCAGCCAAGGGCAGCCGGTACGTAAGATCGCCCATCTTAACGACTATGCCCAACAGGGCTGGGAAGGTAACGTGCTGGCCCAGGCGAAATAAAGCTTAACCCACTATTGATATAGGGGTAATTTCACGATCAAACGCTGCTGGCCGCCGATGGCCAGCAATAATCTGAACGCATAACTCTCGCCCAAAGTATTTTGTTCTAATCGTCATGCAGGGTAATGAAAGGCACCACGGGCTGTGGCTAAATAGCGCTTTCCTAGCCTGTATGCCGTTCGGATTGTTTATGTCGCAAATTTTGCAATTTATTTTAGCCTTGGTGGTGATTGTCGTTCTCGCATTATTGGTCAGTAATGACCGCAGGAAAATCCGCCCACGTTATATTATTCAGTTGCTGGTGATTGAAGCCGCACTGGCCTATTTCTTCCTGCATTCAGCCAGCGGTCTGGGCGTTATCAAGCACGTGGCCGATTTCTTTGCCATCCTGCTGGCCTTTGCCGCACAAGGCTCCGACTTTGTTTTCGGTGGCATGAGCAACCAGGGGCTGGCCTTTATCTTCCTCGGCGTGTTGTGCCCGATTATCTTTATTTCTGCGCTGATCGGTATTTTGCAGCACTTCCGCATCTTGCCGTTGGTGATCCGCGTCGTGGGCACCTTGCTTTCAAAAGTGAACGGTATGGGCAAGCTGGAGTCCTTCAACGCCGTCAGCACGCTGGTGCTGGGCCAGTCGGAAAACTTTATTGCCTATAAGGGCATCATTGCGGATATCTCCCCACGCCGGATGTACACCATGGCAGCCACCGCGATGTCGACGGTTTCGATGTCGATCGTGGGTGCCTATATGGCGATGATCGACGCACAATACGTAGTAGCCGCGTTAATCCTCAATATGTTCAGCACCTTTATCATTCTCTCGATCATCAACCCTTATCAGGTGGACGACGAGCCGGAACTCAAGCTGAATAAACTGCATGAAGAGCAGAGCTTCTTTGAAATGTTGGGGGAATATATTCTCGCGGGTTTCAAAATTGCGATGATCATTGCCGCCATGCTGATCGGCTTTATCGCCCTGATCGCCGCGGTGAACGCCATTTTTGCCGCCATTTTTGGCATCAGTTTCCAGCAGATCCTGGGTTACGTGTTCTATCCGCTAGCCTGGCTAATCGGCATTCCGGCACCTGATGCGCTGCGCGCTGGCAGCATCATGGCTACCAAGCTGGTCGCCAATGAGTTTGTGGCGATGATTGAACTGAAAAAAATCGCGGCAGAGCTGTCCCCACGTGGTTTGGGGATTCTCTCGGTGTTCCTGGTGTCCTTTGCCAACTTTGCTTCCATCGGCATTGTTGCCGGGGCCATCAAGGGGCTAAACGAACGCCAGGGCAACGTGGTTTCCCGCTTCGGCCTGAAGTTGGTTTACGGCTCAACGCTGGTCAGCCTGCTTTCGGCGGCGGTTGCCGGGCTGGTGCTGTAAAACCGCTAACCCGGCTTGAAGCTTTTGCAGCAAGCCGGGAATTCATTAAAACGCGACGCACACCGGCGCATCGACACGCATCACCGAGTCTTGGGCAAATTGTTGCTTATAGCGGGTGCGCAGCGCCTCAATATTTTGCTCACTGGCCGCATCAGGGCTATGGATCAACATCAACGCCTTGCTGTTTTCCCGCACCAGCTTGCCATCGTTCCCGAGCCATTGCCCTTTGGCATCAAACACCGATAACCCATCTTTAAAACGTGGGGTTACCTGTTGATCGACAAAGGTCTGCCATTCAACCGCCGTAATTACCGGCCCTGCCGGGCGATTCAAGCCAAAATAGAGCGTGGTTTGGGTCATCGGCTCGCCGGTGCTACACGTTGCTGCCGGTTTTGACGGTGATGCCTTTTGTACAGGCGCTACGCAGCCGCTCAACAGCAAAGTTATGGCGACGGCGGCTGCCAATATCGGGGTGTTTTTCATCTCGCTTTCATATTCCTTAAATAATCATCAACAGACACTAACGATAAATTTCTAATGCGTTATAAAAATCGCAAGTATCACTAGAGACTAGTAATAAGCAAAAATCACCTATTTAGCATTAGGTAAACTAATTCGAAAGCGACACCAACAAAAAAACTCAGTGGTGCGTTGCCACCAGGCTCGTTACCCTCCGGTGTTGACACTTTTACCCTCCGACCTTGTGAATCCCCCTATGTTACTGAGCATTCTTTATATCATCGGTATCACCGCAGAAGCCATGACCGGCGCGTTAGCCGCAGGCCGCCGCCAAATGGATTTGTTTGGCGTGATTTTTATCGCTTCCGCTACCGCCATTGGCGGGGGCTCGGTGCGTGATATGCTGCTTGGGCACTTCCCGCTGAGCTGGGTAAAACACCCTGAGTATATTGTTATCATAGCCATAGCGGCAATTATCACCACCTGGATGGCTCCCCTGATGCGCCACCTGCGCCATCTGTTCCTGGTGTTGGACGCCGTTGGGCTGATCGTATTCTCGATCATCGGCGCGCAGGTGGCTTTGGATATGGGCCATGCCCCACTGATCGCAGCGATTGCCGCCGTGATCACCGGCGTTTTCGGCGGCGTGCTGCGCGATATGTTCTGCAACCGTATCCCGCTGGTTTTCCAGAAAGAAATCTATGCGGGCATCGCCTTTGCCGCTGCCTGGCTGTATATCGGCCTGCAATACCTTAACTTGCCGCATAACATGGTGATAATTATTACCCTGGTTGCTGGCCTCAGTGCTCGCCTGATCGCACTGCGCTTTCGCCTTGGCTTGCCAGTATTTAACTATCAGCATCCCGATCATTAATTAGCGAACGCATCGCCAAGCGGTTCGACACCATCGGGAACCGCATCGAAGCCGCTGATATGGTGCTGCTGCAAAGTTTGAACCAGTGCCAGAAAGGCGGGATATTGCAAAAATTCCTGCACTTTTCTGGCCTTTTGCTCACCCATGCCAGCAAGTTCCTGCCACTGTGCCAACGTCATCTGCTGTAGCTGTGACCAATTTTGCAGGGTGGCCGACTGCAATGGCGAAATTGGCACGCCGAGAGCGATCGGCCAACGTTCAAAAGGCTGCCGCCGCGCCTGACGAAATTGGCGATAAAGGGCCTGTGCACGCTTTGCTCCCAAGCTGGGCACCGCGCTGAGCTGTTCCGGGGTTAACTCCAACCAATCCAGCAGGTTATTCACCAATCCCTGATCGACCAGCACCTGCCAGCCAGCTTTATTCAACCCGTTGATGTTCAGCCCATTGGCACTGCTCAACCAAACCAGCCGCGCCAGAAACTGCTGGCGGCATCCGGGCTGCAAGGTAAAGCAGCTCAGCGCATGATAATTCTCCGGTTTTGGCGCAATGGGTGTTGCCCTGGCAACCTCACGCCAGACCACCTGTTTCAAATGCGGGATGCCATGCCCCATCAGGCTAATCGCAATATGATCGCCGGGTACGATATCCCATTTTTGCCACAGGGCCAGCGAGCCCACGTTAACCCGCCGGATCCATTTATCGTCCATACGCACCGGATCCAGGCGTAGCATCACGGCAATTTTGCCGGTGCGGCCAATGGCAAATTCAACATCCGTGACTCTGGCCACTTGCTGGACCGGGGGATATTTCCAGGCAGCCGCCCAGTCATTAGGCTTGGCCTTCCAATAGCGCCCCTGAGGTTCTTGCCCTTGGTGGATCACCACGCCATCGGTGACAAACGGCAAAGGGCCGCTGTACCAAGCTGCCCGCCACTGCTCCACTTCCGCCAACGTGGCGACCGGCTGTGAATATTGCTGCGGCAGCGTAAAACCCATGGCGGCAAGCTGTTGCAAGCGTTCGGCCATGGTTGGCGGGCCATCGGGCCACGCCCAGACGAACAGGCCAAGCTGCTCAAGTTGCGCAGTGCGCGGATTACGCATCAGCATCCCGGCAACCTTGGAGCGGGCGTTGATGCCCCCTTGAGCTTGCTGGTGATGATCGTTCACCATCAGGAACAGCTCCCCTTGCAGTACCAAATTGGCCGTAACCTCCGGTAAAACGTTGGGGATAGCGGGGATCGCCTTGACCTTTTGCAGCCAGTTTTCACCCTTCTGCCCATCCCCCCGGCTAATGGCGTTCACCAATACGCCTTGCCGGTAAACCAAAGTGACCGCCACACCATCAACCTTGGGTTGCACCCACAGATCGTGACGGCCCTGCATCCATTGTTCTACGGCACGCGAGTTGCGCAGTTTACGCAATCCGGTGTGGGCCACCGGATGCGGTACTTTGCCCGCTGGCAATGGCCGCGTATCCTCTTCCACGGCACCGACACAACGCCGCCAATCTTGCAGTTGCTGCAACAGGCTGTCGTAGAGCTCGTCGTCGATTGGGCTGTTGCCCAAGCGATAATAAGCCTCATCCCATCGCCCCAGTTGATCATCCAGCGCCGTAATTTCCGCCTGTAAGCGCTCTGGCGACCACGCTGGACAGTCTCCAGCCCATGCCGAGCTACACAGCATTCCAACCAACACTAGCGCCCGGTAAATACCTCTCCACATTGAGCACCTCCTTGCTTCCCGACAGTAAATACTCAATCGCCTTTACTGGCTAACGCCAAAAACCGGAGGTGCGAAACGCTTTCCAAAACGAATGCGCATTTGCTGAAAACGGCAAAAATTCCCAGATCCGCCGCGCAAATTGACTTTTTCACGCTGTTTTTAGCAGAAAGCGACGGCCAAAATGCGAGCTAACGCTGCATACCGCCCGTTAGCCGTGTATACTGTGCGGAGAATTTACACATCCGCTGTAACTGACTCATCAACCGCTAGCAACGAACATCATCATGGCTCAAGGCACGCTTTATATTGTCTCTGCCCCAAGTGGCGCAGGGAAATCAAGTCTGATTCAGGCTTTGTTAAAGACGCAACCGCTGTACGATACGCAGGTTTCGGTTTCACACACCACGCGCGATAGCCGCCCGGGTGAAAATCACGGCGAGCACTACTTTTTCGTCTCCAAAGACGAATTCCGCCGGATGATTGAGCAGGATGCGTTTCTTGAGCACGCAGAAGTGTTCGGCAACTATTACGGCACGTCCCGCGCGGCCATCGAGCAGGTACTGTCGACCGGCGTTGACGTCTTCCTGGATATCGACTGGCAGGGCGCACAGCAGATCCGTGCCAAAATGCCCCAGGCGCGCAGCATCTTTATTCTGCCGCCGTCGAAGGAAGAGCTTGGCCGCCGCCTGCGTGGCCGTGGGCAAGATGCGGATGACGTGATCGCCAAGCGCATGGCGCAGGCCGTCGCGGAGATGACGCATTTCGCGGAGTATGATTATTTAATCGTGAATGACGATTTCGATCTGGCCCTGTCCGATCTGAAGACCATTATTCGCGCCGAACGCTTGCGTTTGGGCCGTCAAATGCTGCGGCATGATGCTTTAATCAGCAAACTATTGGCAGACTGAAGACAGTTTCAGTATTATGCCCAGTCTTTTCGTCACCTGTGGAGTAGCACAAATATGGCACGCGTAACTGTTCAAGACGCTGTAGAGAAAATTGGTAACCGTTTTGACCTGGTGTTGGTCGCTGCTCGTCGGGCACGTCAAATCCAGACCGGTGGTAAGGATGCACTGGTACCTGAAGAGAATGATAAGTACACCGTTATCGCTCTGCGCGAAATCGAAGAAGGCCTGATCAACAGCCAGATCCTCGATGTTCGTGAGCGCCAGGAGCAGCAAGAGCAGGAAGCCGCAGAGATCCAGGCGGTTACCGCGATTGCTGAAGGTCGTCGTTAATTAGACTGTGAGTCTGCCTTGTACCTGTTTGAAAGCCTGAATCTGCTGATTCAACGTTACTTGCCTGAGGAGCAGATTAAGCGCCTCAAACAGGCATACCTCGTCGCACGTGATGCTCACGAGGGACAGACACGCTCCAGTGGTGAGCCCTACATTACTCACCCGGTTGCCGTGGCCTGTATTCTGGCGGAAATGCGTCTCGATCATGAGACGCTGATGGCAGCCCTGCTGCACGACGTCATCGAAGACACCCCGGCCACCTATCAGGATATGGAACAACTGTTTGGCAAAAGCGTTGCCGAACTGGTTGAGGGCGTATCCAAGCTAGACAAGTTAAAATTCCAGGATAAGAAAGAAGCGCAGGCGGAGAACTTCCGCAAGATGATCATGGCGATGGTGCAGGATATCCGCGTCGTACTGATCAAGCTGGCAGACCGCACCCACAACATGCGAACGCTTGGCTCGCTGCGCCCGGACAAACGGCGGCGTATCGCCCGTGAAACCCTGGAAATCTATAGCCCACTGGCCCACCGCCTGGGTATTCATCATCTGAAAACCGAGCTGGAAGAGCTGGGTTTTGAAGCGCTTTACCCGAACCGCTACCGCGTCATCAAAGAAGTGGTGAAAGCCGCGCGCGGTAATCGTAAGGAGATGATCCAGAAAATCCTCTCCGAGATCGAAGGGCGTTTGACCGAAGCCGGTATCCCTTGCCGCGTCAGCGGGCGGGAAAAGCACCTCTACTCCATCTACTGCAAGATGCACCTGAAAGAACAGCGCTTCCATTCCATCATGGATATTTACGCGTTCCGGGTGATCGTCAAGGAAGTGGATACCTGCTACCGGGTGCTGGGCCAGGCACACAGCCTGTATAAGCCGCGCCCGGGCCGGGTAAAAGACTATATCGCCATTCCCAAGGCTAACGGCTATCAATCGCTGCATACCTCACTGATCGGCCCGCACGGCGTGCCGGTTGAGGTACAGATCCGTACCGAAGATATGGATCAGATGGCCGAAATGGGGGTCGCCGCGCACTGGGCCTATAAAGAAAAGGAACAGGGCGAAACCGGCGGCACTACCGCACAGATCCGCGCCCAGCGCTGGATGCAGAGCCTGCTGGAGCTGCAACAAAGCGCCGGTAGCTCGTTTGAATTTATTGAAAGCGTAAAATCCGATCTGTTCCCCGATGAGATTTACGTTTTCACCCCGGAAGGGCGCATTGTCGAGCTGCCTGCAGGTGCCACACCGGTCGACTTTGCCTACGCCGTGCATACCGACATCGGCCACGCCTGCGTTGGTGCACGGGTCGATCGCCAGCCGCATCCGTTGTCACAAGCTTTAGCCAGTGGTCAAACGGTAGAGATCATCACCGCTCCGGGTGCCCGGCCAAATGCCGCCTGGCTGAACTTTGTGGTGAGCTCCAAAGCCCGCGCCAAGATCCGCCAGATGTTGAAAAACCTCAAGCGCGATGATTCCGTCAGTCTCGGCCGCCGTTTGCTCAACCATGCGCTCGGGGGCAGCCGCAAACTTTCGGAAGTGCCGCCAGAGAATATCCAGCATGAGCTGGATCGCATGAAGCTGGCCACGCTGGACGATCTGCTGGCAGAAATCGGCCTCGGTAACGCCATGAGCGTGGTAGTCGCGAAGAACCTGCAGGGCGATCAGTCCAGCCTGGGCTCCTCGAACGGCGTGCGCAACCTGGCCATCAAAGGCGCCGATGGCGTCCTGATCACCTTTGCCAAGTGCTGCCGCCCAATTCCAGGCGACCCGATTATTGCCCATGTCAGCCCGGGCAAGGGCCTGGTGGTTCACCATGAATCCTGTCGTAATATCCGCGGCTACCAGAAAGAGCCAGAGAAATTCATGGCGGTCGAGTGGGATATGGAAACCGAGCAGGAGTTCATTGCGGAAATCAAGGTGGACATGTTCAACCATCAGGGTGCGTTGGCCAACCTCACGGCGGCGATCAACGCGGCCGAATCGAATATTCAGAGTCTGAATACCGAAGAGAAAGATGGCCGGGTCTACAGCGCCTTTATCCGCCTGACCACCCGCGATCGCATCCACCTGGCAAATATTATGCGTAAGATCCGTATCATGCCGGATGTGATTAAAGTTAACCGTAACCGAAACTAGCGCCTATGAGCCCCGAACGCTATGCGCGGATTTGTGAAATGCTGGCTACCCGGCAGCCCGATCTGACGGTCTGCCTGGAGCAGGTTCACAAACCGCATAACGTCTCCGCGATTATCCGTACCGCCGATGCCGTCGGTGTACATCAGGTGCATGCCGTGTGGCCTACTCCACGGATGCGTACCCTGGTCTCCTCCGCTGCGGGCAGCAATAGCTGGGTGAGCGTAAAAACCCACCCCACCATCGCCGATGCGGTCACGCATCTGAAAGGCCAAGGGATGCAGATCCTGGCAACTCACCTTTCTGCCCGCGCCGTCGATTTTCGCGAAATAGACTATACCCGCCCCACCTGCATACTGCTGGGGCAGGAAAAAACCGGCATCACCGAAGAGGCACTAGCCCTGGCCGATCAGGACATTATCATTCCGATGATCGGTATGGTGCAGTCGCTGAACGTCTCTGTCGCTGCGGCTCTGATCCTGTATGAGGCCCAACGCCAGCGGCAAAACGCCGGTATGTATCGCCGCGATCTCAGCGCGTTAGATGAGCAGGAACAGCAACGCCTGCTGTTTGAAGGCGGTTACCCGGTGTTAGCCAACGTGGCCAAGCGCAAAAAGCTGCCGCGCCCGCAGATTGACGATCAAGGCCAAGTGGTTGCCGACGCCGAATGGTGGGCAGCCATGCAGGCAACGACGGTACGCCGATGAAAGGCCGCCTGCTGGATGCCGTCCCACTCACTACGCTTTCCGGGGTTGGAGCCAGCCAGGCGGGGAAACTGGCCAAAATCGGCCTGAATACCATCCAGGATCTGCTGCTACACCTCCCGTTACGTTACGAAGACCGCACCCGCCTCTACCCAATCAACGATCTGCTGCCGGGCATTTTTGCCACGGTGGAAGGGGAAGTGCTGCGCAGCGATATCAGCTTTGGCCGCCGCCGCATGCTCACCTGCCAGATCAGCGACGGCACCGGCATCCTGACTATGCGCTTCTTCAACTTCAACGCGGCGATGAAGAACAGCCTGGCAACCGGCCGCCACGTAACGGCCTATGGCGAAGTCAAACGCGGCACCCACGGCGCAGAAATCATCCATCCGGAATACCGTGTCCAGGGGGAAAACAGCGAGGTCGAGCTGCAAGAAGCCCTGACGCCGGTGTATCCCACCACCGAAGGGATCCGCCAAGCCACGCTGCGCAAGTTGACCGATCAGGCGCTGGAGTTGCTGGATACCTGTGCGATTGCCGAGCTGCTGCCACCGGAATTAAGTGGCGGTTTGATGAGCCTGCCACAGGCGCTGCATATGCTGCACCGTCCACCGCCGGATATCCAACTGGCTGATTTGGAACAGGGCAAGCACCCGGCACAAAAACGCCTGATCCTTGAAGAGCTGCTGGCACATAACTTAAGCATGTTGGCCGTCCGCGCCGGAGCGCAAAGCTACCGGGCATTATCGCTAACGCCTGACGATCGGCTGAAAAACCGCTTCCTGGCCCTGCTCCCCTTCTCGCCTACCGGTGCACAAACGCGGGTTGTGGCAGATATTGAAGCCGATCTGCAAAAAGGTTTCCCGATGATGCGCCTGGTGCAGGGCGACGTCGGCTCAGGTAAAACCCTGGTTGCTGCCCTGGCCGCACTACGCGTCATTGCTCACGGTAAACAGGTGGCGCTGATGGCTCCCACCGAATTGCTCGCCGAACAACATGCCAATAACTTCCGCCAGTGGTTTGAACCCTTGGGGATTGAGGTGGGTTGGTTGGCCGGCAAGCAAAAAGGCAAGGCACGCCTCGCCCAGCAGGAAGCTATTGCCAGCGGCCAGGTGTCGATGGTGGTAGGGACGCATGCCATTTTCCAGGAGCAGGTGCAGTTCAATGGCCTGGCCCTGGTGATTATCGATGAACAACACCGCTTTGGTGTGC
This genomic window contains:
- the spoT gene encoding bifunctional GTP diphosphokinase/guanosine-3',5'-bis pyrophosphate 3'-pyrophosphohydrolase, translating into MYLFESLNLLIQRYLPEEQIKRLKQAYLVARDAHEGQTRSSGEPYITHPVAVACILAEMRLDHETLMAALLHDVIEDTPATYQDMEQLFGKSVAELVEGVSKLDKLKFQDKKEAQAENFRKMIMAMVQDIRVVLIKLADRTHNMRTLGSLRPDKRRRIARETLEIYSPLAHRLGIHHLKTELEELGFEALYPNRYRVIKEVVKAARGNRKEMIQKILSEIEGRLTEAGIPCRVSGREKHLYSIYCKMHLKEQRFHSIMDIYAFRVIVKEVDTCYRVLGQAHSLYKPRPGRVKDYIAIPKANGYQSLHTSLIGPHGVPVEVQIRTEDMDQMAEMGVAAHWAYKEKEQGETGGTTAQIRAQRWMQSLLELQQSAGSSFEFIESVKSDLFPDEIYVFTPEGRIVELPAGATPVDFAYAVHTDIGHACVGARVDRQPHPLSQALASGQTVEIITAPGARPNAAWLNFVVSSKARAKIRQMLKNLKRDDSVSLGRRLLNHALGGSRKLSEVPPENIQHELDRMKLATLDDLLAEIGLGNAMSVVVAKNLQGDQSSLGSSNGVRNLAIKGADGVLITFAKCCRPIPGDPIIAHVSPGKGLVVHHESCRNIRGYQKEPEKFMAVEWDMETEQEFIAEIKVDMFNHQGALANLTAAINAAESNIQSLNTEEKDGRVYSAFIRLTTRDRIHLANIMRKIRIMPDVIKVNRNRN
- the trmH gene encoding tRNA (guanosine(18)-2'-O)-methyltransferase TrmH, with amino-acid sequence MSPERYARICEMLATRQPDLTVCLEQVHKPHNVSAIIRTADAVGVHQVHAVWPTPRMRTLVSSAAGSNSWVSVKTHPTIADAVTHLKGQGMQILATHLSARAVDFREIDYTRPTCILLGQEKTGITEEALALADQDIIIPMIGMVQSLNVSVAAALILYEAQRQRQNAGMYRRDLSALDEQEQQRLLFEGGYPVLANVAKRKKLPRPQIDDQGQVVADAEWWAAMQATTVRR
- the recG gene encoding ATP-dependent DNA helicase RecG — encoded protein: MKGRLLDAVPLTTLSGVGASQAGKLAKIGLNTIQDLLLHLPLRYEDRTRLYPINDLLPGIFATVEGEVLRSDISFGRRRMLTCQISDGTGILTMRFFNFNAAMKNSLATGRHVTAYGEVKRGTHGAEIIHPEYRVQGENSEVELQEALTPVYPTTEGIRQATLRKLTDQALELLDTCAIAELLPPELSGGLMSLPQALHMLHRPPPDIQLADLEQGKHPAQKRLILEELLAHNLSMLAVRAGAQSYRALSLTPDDRLKNRFLALLPFSPTGAQTRVVADIEADLQKGFPMMRLVQGDVGSGKTLVAALAALRVIAHGKQVALMAPTELLAEQHANNFRQWFEPLGIEVGWLAGKQKGKARLAQQEAIASGQVSMVVGTHAIFQEQVQFNGLALVIIDEQHRFGVHQRLALWEKGEEQGFHAHQLIMTATPIPRTLAMTAYADLDTSVIDELPPGRTPVTTVAIPDTRRADIIQRVKSACIEEGRQAYWVCTLIEESDLLEAQAAEATWEELKIALPELKVALVHGRMKSAEKQAVMQAFKQGELQLLVATTVIEVGVDVPNASLMIIENPERLGLAQLHQLRGRVGRGAVASHCVLLYKTPLSKTAQKRLQVLRDSNDGFVIAQQDLEIRGPGELLGTRQTGSAEFKVADLLRDQAMIPEVQRVARHIHQQYPQHAHALIERWLPETARYSNA